A DNA window from Paenibacillus sp. HWE-109 contains the following coding sequences:
- a CDS encoding carbohydrate ABC transporter permease, whose amino-acid sequence MMQKRVLVISFLALPVGLLLLFLIYPTVKLFEYSMTDWNGISRGFHFVGFENYLKALKMSQVWQSLSNNWLYFIIHALLIPFEILLAVMLNAKMRASEFFRSIILLPYIINGVAVAYIFSYLYNPVNGPINELLTAVGLEGWIHNWLSDVKIVNYSLVAISLWRFAGFHIILFLAGVQSIPNDLYEAATIDGANKIQQIRFIVLPGIRRVIEIILFLNIRGALQVFDIPFLVTQGGPGTSSSTFTIFTINTAFKFNSYGLASAMAIILMVMIIVFSFIQNLLIREKGEKSS is encoded by the coding sequence ATGATGCAAAAGAGAGTGCTTGTAATTTCTTTTCTGGCGTTGCCGGTTGGATTATTGCTGTTATTTCTGATTTACCCAACAGTGAAGCTGTTTGAATACAGTATGACTGACTGGAATGGGATCAGCAGGGGATTTCATTTTGTAGGATTTGAAAATTATTTGAAAGCGCTCAAAATGTCGCAGGTTTGGCAATCGCTTTCGAACAACTGGCTTTATTTTATCATCCATGCGCTGTTGATTCCGTTTGAGATTTTATTAGCGGTTATGCTAAATGCCAAAATGAGAGCCAGTGAATTTTTTCGCTCTATCATTTTATTGCCCTACATTATTAATGGCGTCGCTGTCGCTTACATTTTCAGCTATTTGTACAACCCGGTGAATGGTCCGATCAACGAGCTGTTAACAGCTGTCGGTCTCGAAGGATGGATTCATAACTGGTTGAGTGATGTGAAAATTGTCAACTATTCACTTGTTGCTATCTCGCTATGGCGGTTTGCTGGTTTTCATATCATCTTATTTCTCGCGGGTGTCCAATCTATTCCGAACGATCTGTATGAAGCCGCTACCATTGATGGAGCAAATAAAATACAGCAGATTCGTTTTATTGTTTTGCCTGGTATTCGACGTGTCATTGAAATTATTTTGTTCCTGAATATTCGGGGAGCACTTCAAGTATTCGATATTCCTTTCCTGGTTACACAAGGCGGTCCGGGAACTTCCAGCAGTACGTTCACCATTTTTACCATCAATACAGCATTTAAGTTCAATAGTTATGGGTTAGCGTCGGCAATGGCGATTATTTTGATGGTTATGATCATTGTATTCAGTTTCATTCAAAACTTATTGATCCGTGAGAAGGGAGAAAAATCATCATGA
- a CDS encoding HAD family hydrolase yields the protein MLKAAIFDFDGLLLDTETPWYQVFKEVYALYGLELPMELWARHVGSSLEAFNPYAYLKEHANEPIDLVQIQSHLEMRYEQRMENAQLRPGVLKILHKANERGIKLAVASSSAHDWVGRYLKAFGLMSLFDEVVTSDDVQRVKPDPELYRLAMRKLGVSAFETIAFEDSPNGLKAANAAGIRCIIVPNEVTKELEFPQYERRLNSLLEFDLDQFMFQSGLSDPA from the coding sequence ATGTTGAAAGCCGCTATATTTGATTTTGATGGCTTGCTGCTAGATACAGAAACGCCGTGGTATCAGGTCTTCAAAGAGGTGTACGCCCTGTATGGCTTGGAGTTGCCGATGGAGCTATGGGCGCGCCATGTCGGTTCTTCTTTAGAAGCCTTTAATCCCTACGCCTATTTGAAAGAGCATGCAAATGAGCCGATTGATCTTGTACAGATACAGTCACATTTGGAAATGAGATATGAGCAGCGAATGGAGAATGCCCAGCTGCGACCAGGAGTTTTGAAGATATTGCATAAAGCGAATGAGCGCGGTATCAAACTTGCCGTTGCTTCGAGCTCGGCACACGATTGGGTGGGCCGTTATTTGAAAGCGTTTGGGCTGATGTCGCTCTTCGATGAGGTGGTTACATCAGACGATGTGCAGAGAGTGAAGCCGGATCCTGAGTTGTATAGACTGGCGATGCGCAAATTAGGCGTAAGCGCATTTGAAACGATTGCTTTCGAAGATTCACCCAATGGCTTGAAGGCTGCCAATGCGGCAGGCATCCGGTGCATCATTGTACCCAATGAGGTCACCAAAGAACTGGAATTCCCGCAGTATGAGAGAAGACTGAATTCCCTGTTGGAATTCGATCTCGATCAGTTCATGTTCCAAAGCGGGCTGTCCGATCCGGCGTAA
- a CDS encoding MFS transporter gives MNFAKFRQLPDNPRYSIWLEPLWAIPGTIVLFYAPLYMKGAGLSDIQIGILNSVNLYFSFMFQMFAGAVTNKWGRKRTTLLFDLISWSIPMFIWAFSNNFWLFLIAYLLNASSKFVTVAFNLLIIEDVDEKQRSLVFAIMNMIIISAGVLAPLAGGVIHKYGIMPTISVVYFIGGISMTVLFVVRNYLTKETEAGEVMIQAHSDTHIIRGVMQSFRLFGQSLRNRQMLPIILITIISNIILQLNFFQVIYLKEQLGFGDRMISWIPFITAVTTILVYSTAMPRVKERNEASYVKLSLAFCASGSLLFLFIPAGSVLMLIIVTTVLAAGTFLLLTFRDSLLMNKLGQYDKADLYSSIQVVMSIAAIPWGYISGLVYNFKPSLLFIIIFIGYASLFALAYPIGKGTGKRAQQSLTMGEEQ, from the coding sequence ATGAACTTTGCAAAGTTTCGCCAGCTCCCCGACAATCCCCGGTATTCCATCTGGCTGGAGCCGTTGTGGGCGATTCCTGGCACGATTGTTTTGTTTTATGCCCCCTTATATATGAAGGGGGCAGGCTTAAGCGACATTCAAATCGGTATTCTGAACTCAGTAAATTTGTACTTCTCCTTCATGTTTCAGATGTTTGCGGGAGCTGTGACGAATAAATGGGGCAGGAAACGGACGACCCTTCTGTTCGACCTCATATCTTGGAGTATCCCGATGTTTATTTGGGCATTTTCAAACAATTTCTGGCTGTTTCTCATTGCCTATTTACTGAATGCGAGTTCCAAATTCGTCACCGTCGCGTTCAATCTATTGATTATAGAGGATGTGGATGAGAAGCAGCGTTCTCTTGTCTTTGCCATTATGAATATGATTATTATTTCGGCAGGCGTGTTGGCCCCTCTCGCAGGAGGGGTTATTCACAAATATGGCATTATGCCGACGATAAGTGTCGTTTATTTCATTGGTGGTATCAGTATGACTGTGCTGTTCGTGGTACGGAATTACTTGACCAAAGAGACTGAGGCAGGAGAAGTGATGATTCAGGCGCATAGCGATACCCATATTATCCGTGGGGTTATGCAAAGTTTTCGTTTATTCGGTCAATCGCTGCGCAATCGCCAGATGCTGCCGATTATTTTAATCACGATTATTTCAAATATCATCTTGCAGTTGAACTTTTTTCAGGTTATTTATTTGAAAGAGCAGCTTGGCTTTGGTGACAGGATGATCTCGTGGATTCCTTTCATTACAGCTGTAACGACGATACTTGTCTACAGTACAGCCATGCCTCGAGTGAAAGAACGAAATGAAGCCTCGTATGTGAAGCTGTCGTTAGCTTTTTGTGCATCAGGATCGTTGCTGTTTTTATTTATTCCTGCAGGCAGCGTGCTCATGCTCATTATTGTGACAACCGTTCTCGCGGCAGGCACTTTTTTGCTCTTAACTTTCAGGGATTCCCTTCTGATGAACAAGCTTGGGCAGTATGACAAAGCGGATTTGTATTCATCTATCCAAGTCGTCATGTCGATTGCAGCGATTCCATGGGGGTATATTTCCGGGCTCGTTTATAACTTCAAGCCTTCCTTGCTGTTTATTATTATTTTTATCGGCTATGCTAGTTTATTCGCCTTGGCTTACCCTATAGGTAAAGGAACAGGCAAGCGGGCCCAACAATCACTAACGATGGGAGAAGAGCAATGA
- a CDS encoding aminotransferase class III-fold pyridoxal phosphate-dependent enzyme has translation MRETIEQINFTRSLEWLEQAGAIIPGGCSTLAKSPDRLFPGYTALCCAEAKGSRFTDLDGHVWLDCEMAMGTVSWGHARDEVNEAIIRQLAKGTSFSTASDLELEAAKLILKRFGGRYKSLKFAKGGADVVSAAVRAARAYSGKSKVIATAYHGWHDWSSFGYYGQEAAALGIPSSIGETTNWVNGGSEAIMDLLASEADNVACIVLCPNEWEKEELRMVVADCNQRKVTVIFDEVTSGIRMGKQATAGEFDVWPDILCLSKGMANGLPLAVIMGGDPWITLLADIKFSSAHASEAIAFAALIACEGLMEQAPVWPSWRDNTASMMKQLKELMVSLELHDLELQGTYASFCIRQPSKPHFYQDPFREFLVKHLAADGIFSKGYFVFSDSHTKDDLDCVQISIESALRLWREANEAFANDKRRNE, from the coding sequence ATGAGAGAAACCATAGAGCAAATAAATTTTACTAGGAGCTTGGAATGGCTAGAGCAAGCTGGTGCTATTATTCCCGGCGGCTGCAGCACGCTTGCCAAAAGTCCTGATCGGTTGTTTCCAGGTTATACGGCACTATGTTGTGCGGAAGCAAAGGGTTCGAGATTTACGGATTTGGATGGTCATGTTTGGTTAGATTGCGAGATGGCCATGGGGACGGTGTCCTGGGGGCATGCCCGAGATGAAGTGAATGAGGCCATTATCAGGCAGTTGGCCAAAGGAACGAGTTTCTCGACAGCGTCAGACTTGGAGCTGGAAGCGGCTAAGCTGATATTGAAGCGATTTGGCGGGCGTTACAAGTCATTGAAGTTTGCCAAGGGTGGAGCAGACGTCGTTAGTGCAGCAGTCCGTGCGGCTAGAGCCTATAGCGGCAAGTCGAAGGTTATTGCAACGGCCTATCATGGTTGGCACGATTGGTCTTCTTTCGGATATTACGGGCAAGAGGCCGCAGCGCTGGGCATACCATCTTCTATCGGTGAAACGACAAACTGGGTGAATGGCGGTTCCGAAGCCATCATGGATTTGTTGGCTTCGGAAGCTGACAATGTGGCTTGTATTGTACTGTGTCCGAATGAGTGGGAGAAGGAAGAACTGAGAATGGTTGTAGCTGATTGCAATCAGCGGAAGGTAACCGTCATTTTTGATGAAGTTACGTCGGGCATAAGAATGGGCAAGCAGGCAACGGCAGGTGAGTTCGATGTTTGGCCTGACATTCTCTGTCTGTCCAAAGGAATGGCGAATGGACTGCCACTAGCTGTCATTATGGGCGGTGATCCTTGGATAACCTTGCTGGCAGACATCAAGTTCAGCTCTGCCCATGCCAGTGAAGCGATTGCTTTCGCAGCGCTTATCGCTTGCGAGGGGTTGATGGAACAGGCGCCAGTCTGGCCGAGCTGGCGAGATAACACAGCTTCCATGATGAAGCAGTTGAAAGAACTCATGGTGTCGCTCGAATTGCATGATCTCGAGCTGCAAGGAACTTACGCAAGTTTTTGTATACGTCAGCCAAGCAAGCCTCATTTCTATCAAGATCCGTTTCGTGAGTTTTTAGTTAAACATCTGGCGGCAGATGGGATTTTCAGCAAAGGTTATTTCGTATTCTCTGATTCTCATACCAAGGATGATCTCGATTGTGTCCAGATATCGATTGAGTCTGCCTTGCGATTATGGCGCGAAGCCAATGAAGCTTTTGCGAATGATAAAAGGAGGAATGAATGA
- a CDS encoding DUF1349 domain-containing protein — MISNLFAEETRKQLEWFNLPERYMYTEDGGLAIEAPPKSDFFQDPAGRHFADSAPFLYWPAGDSFELTTRLRVDMRHIYDSGCLMVMVDERNWAKLCFEFNGQHAIIVSVVTRDGVSDDCNSERVAVENPFLRIIKQNECVTFSYSHDGVNWTLIRYFGMQNSKACLAGVVAQSPQGAGCLVEFDYLAFQEAHNESRF; from the coding sequence ATGATTTCAAATTTATTTGCAGAAGAAACAAGAAAGCAACTTGAATGGTTTAATCTTCCAGAGCGTTATATGTATACCGAAGATGGCGGACTTGCGATTGAAGCGCCGCCTAAATCAGATTTTTTTCAAGATCCGGCGGGCAGGCACTTTGCCGACTCAGCACCGTTCTTGTACTGGCCAGCTGGAGATTCTTTTGAATTGACAACAAGGCTTCGTGTCGATATGCGGCATATCTATGATTCCGGTTGTTTAATGGTCATGGTGGACGAACGAAACTGGGCCAAATTGTGCTTTGAGTTCAATGGACAACATGCGATTATCGTGTCTGTCGTTACGAGGGATGGCGTATCCGATGATTGCAATTCGGAGCGTGTAGCTGTGGAGAATCCTTTCCTGCGCATTATCAAACAAAACGAATGCGTAACTTTTTCGTATTCACACGATGGCGTCAATTGGACGCTCATTCGATACTTTGGCATGCAGAACTCCAAGGCATGCCTGGCGGGAGTTGTGGCGCAGTCGCCGCAAGGGGCAGGCTGCTTGGTGGAATTCGACTATTTGGCGTTCCAAGAAGCGCATAACGAAAGCCGATTTTAA
- a CDS encoding sensor histidine kinase translates to MFKKRWPITSILYVMFFFVIVMPIVLVALLSLRKYTDILLTNITSRTMQTLEQVSYTIDQEKSRYIRTVAAIASDNNVISLATSFHRSTETKDQFNYSFQLENQLKSYLHDMPDVVSAMFVYRDGGAYFFEGTHFHNIDTRINENYLKATMLYHKTLQNQGRVQLFGSEENVLIESNDKYILSAAIAPTFERSFSDVEMIYFVIQAKVFENLAESTSNQNGSFIILDGNGNIMLDTSKDKNQNIEKQAIEQAQDKKSGYFKTMADEEQMFVTFLTMERTEWKIIYITPYDQMTSEVKQIYKFIMNVSAAGLVIFLIVSFFLVRSIVGPIKSLIYQMNRMKSGSFQVNLDLSGPLEIYSLGKTFQNMTVRIQELIVERQEQEKLKNRAEIDALQSQINPHFLVNTLNAIKIMAMLSKATNLVEMTDSLIKLLSSTFHRGGSYIQLFDEMQSLEKYIHIMKVRYGDRFKVEYDLDESVTDTYILKLLLQPILENAIIHGFYGKEAMGIVKITGRKHSGQLVITITDNGKGMEQKTMEALLQEKKVESLCGIGIANVNDRIRLNYGEPYGLEINSKLGVGTEVIVVLPLLPNNPDQSSISLTDGKSA, encoded by the coding sequence ATGTTTAAAAAGAGATGGCCAATCACATCGATCCTTTACGTGATGTTCTTTTTCGTTATTGTGATGCCTATTGTGTTGGTTGCGTTATTGTCATTACGAAAGTATACCGATATTTTGCTAACGAATATTACCTCGCGTACGATGCAGACATTAGAACAAGTATCGTATACCATTGATCAGGAAAAAAGTAGATATATCAGGACGGTTGCCGCAATTGCCTCGGATAATAATGTTATTTCCCTTGCCACTTCCTTTCATCGCAGCACAGAAACCAAAGATCAATTCAACTATTCCTTCCAATTAGAAAACCAATTGAAAAGTTACTTGCACGATATGCCAGATGTTGTTTCGGCGATGTTCGTCTATCGCGACGGGGGCGCCTACTTTTTTGAGGGTACGCATTTTCATAACATCGATACGCGGATCAACGAAAATTATTTGAAGGCGACGATGCTTTATCACAAAACGCTGCAAAACCAAGGGCGAGTACAGTTATTCGGTTCCGAAGAGAATGTATTAATTGAGTCGAATGATAAATATATTTTATCGGCAGCCATCGCTCCTACGTTTGAAAGGTCATTTAGCGATGTTGAAATGATCTATTTTGTGATACAAGCCAAGGTGTTCGAGAACCTGGCTGAATCCACGTCCAACCAAAACGGCAGCTTTATTATCCTTGATGGGAACGGAAATATCATGTTGGATACGAGCAAAGATAAAAATCAAAACATCGAAAAGCAAGCGATCGAACAAGCCCAAGATAAGAAAAGCGGTTACTTCAAAACAATGGCTGATGAAGAGCAAATGTTTGTTACCTTTCTGACTATGGAGCGAACGGAATGGAAAATTATTTATATTACTCCATATGATCAGATGACTTCCGAAGTCAAACAAATTTATAAATTTATCATGAATGTATCTGCGGCTGGCTTGGTCATCTTCTTGATTGTATCCTTTTTTCTAGTCCGTAGTATCGTAGGCCCAATCAAATCATTAATCTATCAAATGAATAGAATGAAAAGCGGTTCTTTTCAAGTTAATTTGGACCTCTCAGGGCCATTGGAAATATATTCGTTAGGAAAAACATTTCAAAATATGACAGTGCGCATCCAGGAGCTCATCGTTGAAAGGCAAGAACAGGAAAAGCTCAAAAACCGCGCAGAGATAGATGCGCTTCAATCGCAAATTAATCCGCACTTTTTGGTGAATACCCTCAATGCCATCAAAATAATGGCGATGCTGTCCAAAGCCACGAATCTGGTTGAAATGACGGATTCACTGATTAAATTATTATCTTCTACCTTCCATCGCGGCGGCTCTTACATTCAATTGTTTGATGAGATGCAGAGCCTGGAGAAATATATTCACATTATGAAAGTTCGTTATGGCGACCGCTTTAAGGTTGAGTACGACTTAGATGAAAGTGTGACGGATACTTACATTCTCAAGCTGCTTCTGCAGCCTATTTTGGAAAATGCGATCATTCACGGATTTTATGGCAAAGAAGCGATGGGGATCGTCAAAATTACAGGCAGAAAACATAGCGGTCAACTCGTAATTACAATCACTGACAATGGCAAGGGGATGGAGCAGAAAACGATGGAAGCTTTGCTGCAAGAGAAAAAAGTGGAATCGCTATGCGGTATTGGTATTGCCAATGTCAATGATCGGATCCGCTTAAATTACGGAGAACCCTATGGGCTCGAGATTAACAGTAAACTGGGTGTTGGAACAGAGGTCATTGTCGTATTGCCGCTCTTGCCCAATAATCCGGATCAATCTTCGATTAGCTTGACTGACGGAAAATCTGCTTAG
- a CDS encoding carbohydrate ABC transporter permease: MSMSQTEIAIKPNKLEKAKMFSLLGKTLYYVVLALITLIIFVPLLVVVFAAFKTSPELAATSPFSFPKSWSFHNFAVAFEKANMLVGLINSLSVTVSSVVINAILGAMTAFVLNRFNFRFKKTIFLLFIVASIVPAYTTEVARFQTIKSLGLYNTIFAPLIIYAGTDLMQIFIYLQFIEKISKQLDESALLDGASYFRIFRSILFPLLLPATATLAIIKAVDIMNDMYIPYLYMPSKKLSTLSTALMTFVGERGTYWNELSAAIILVMIPTLVIYLVLRKFIFAGLMDGAMKE; this comes from the coding sequence ATGAGCATGTCCCAAACAGAGATTGCCATCAAGCCAAACAAATTGGAAAAGGCTAAAATGTTTTCCCTCCTCGGTAAAACGCTTTATTATGTCGTTCTTGCCCTCATTACATTAATTATTTTCGTGCCGCTGCTTGTCGTTGTTTTCGCTGCTTTCAAAACATCGCCGGAGCTCGCTGCAACATCGCCGTTTTCGTTTCCGAAGAGCTGGTCGTTTCACAATTTCGCTGTTGCATTCGAGAAAGCGAACATGCTGGTCGGATTGATTAACTCCCTTAGCGTTACGGTATCAAGTGTGGTCATTAATGCCATCCTCGGAGCAATGACGGCATTCGTGTTGAATCGATTTAATTTCCGCTTCAAGAAAACGATCTTTCTGTTATTTATTGTTGCATCTATCGTACCTGCCTATACAACAGAAGTAGCCCGTTTTCAGACTATTAAGTCACTAGGATTATATAACACGATTTTTGCTCCGCTTATTATTTACGCGGGTACGGATTTGATGCAAATTTTCATTTACTTGCAATTCATTGAGAAAATATCCAAGCAATTGGATGAAAGCGCACTTCTGGATGGCGCCTCCTATTTCCGGATTTTCCGCTCCATTCTTTTCCCGCTCTTGCTTCCGGCAACAGCAACGCTGGCGATTATTAAAGCCGTTGATATTATGAATGACATGTACATTCCCTATCTGTATATGCCATCTAAGAAGCTAAGCACGTTATCAACCGCATTAATGACGTTTGTAGGCGAACGGGGAACCTACTGGAATGAGCTGTCAGCCGCAATTATTTTGGTCATGATTCCAACCCTTGTGATTTACTTGGTTTTGCGTAAGTTTATTTTTGCCGGACTTATGGATGGCGCGATGAAAGAGTAG
- a CDS encoding beta-galactosidase: protein MINDKLPYIYYGGDYNPDQWPEEVWQEDMRLFKLAGINIVTLPVFSWAKLQPSEDVYDFEWLDKIIDTVSKEGIFLCLATSTAAQPAWMSRLYPEVLPVDIDGRKRTHGSRVNFCPNSSVYRKFSQRLASKLAERYGNHPSLLVWHIGNEYGPHCYCDTCASAFRTWLQNKYGSLEVVNRVWNMSFWSHTVYEWDEIVLPTNLNGNNKCFQGIALDYKRFMSDAILACYQGEYDTIKAITPDIKITSNIWGLFNGLDLKKWADRMDVVSWDSYPQMNEPMSNVAMRHDYMRGLKDGQPFMLMEQTPSQQNWQPYNSLKRPGVMRLWSYQAIARGADTVMFFQLRRSVGACEKYHGALIAHAGHEHTRVFKECTQLGQELLALGDTLLDSVTESKVALLFDIDTWNAVEMTSGPNVDLDYLKQAQKYYKAFYDLNVSIDVISPLSDFSKYELVIAPVMYMMKPGVSERLRSFVIMGGTFVTSFFSGIVNENDLVTLGGYPGELRDLLGIWVEEIDALQPEMTNTILMSSSFGKLRGEYECGLLCDLLHLEGAEALAYYGLDFYAGMPAVTLNKFGLGEAFYVATDPDPKFLAEFSQTLCERLNLQPAHQAPYGVEMKSRQKEGRTYTFVLNHNAYESVILLNEGNYKDLLSHRVYERALVLEPHGVAILEEVII from the coding sequence ATGATTAATGACAAACTGCCATACATTTATTATGGCGGCGATTATAATCCTGACCAATGGCCAGAAGAAGTGTGGCAGGAAGATATGAGATTGTTTAAGCTGGCGGGCATTAATATCGTGACGCTGCCTGTGTTCAGTTGGGCGAAGCTGCAGCCTTCGGAGGATGTTTACGATTTCGAGTGGCTGGATAAAATCATAGACACCGTTTCCAAGGAAGGCATATTTCTGTGCCTAGCTACGTCAACTGCAGCACAGCCTGCCTGGATGTCGCGGCTGTACCCTGAAGTGCTTCCCGTCGATATTGACGGGAGAAAGCGAACGCATGGTTCTCGCGTTAATTTCTGCCCAAACAGCAGCGTTTACCGGAAGTTCTCTCAGCGCTTGGCGAGCAAATTGGCAGAACGGTACGGGAATCACCCTTCTTTGCTTGTTTGGCACATCGGCAACGAATATGGTCCGCATTGCTATTGCGACACTTGCGCCTCAGCTTTCCGGACTTGGCTGCAAAATAAATACGGTTCCTTAGAAGTCGTAAATCGTGTGTGGAATATGAGTTTCTGGTCTCATACGGTCTATGAATGGGATGAAATCGTCCTGCCTACGAATCTGAACGGCAATAATAAATGCTTCCAAGGTATCGCACTGGATTATAAGAGATTTATGTCCGATGCGATCTTAGCATGCTATCAAGGCGAATATGACACGATTAAAGCGATCACGCCGGATATCAAGATTACATCGAATATATGGGGACTCTTTAACGGTCTGGATTTAAAGAAATGGGCAGATCGTATGGATGTTGTCTCCTGGGACAGTTATCCTCAAATGAATGAGCCGATGAGCAACGTAGCGATGAGACATGATTACATGAGAGGGCTGAAGGATGGACAGCCTTTCATGCTGATGGAGCAGACGCCAAGCCAGCAAAACTGGCAGCCCTACAATAGTCTCAAAAGGCCTGGGGTTATGCGCCTTTGGAGTTATCAGGCGATAGCGCGTGGAGCGGATACGGTGATGTTTTTCCAATTGCGCCGTTCTGTCGGCGCATGCGAAAAGTATCACGGCGCTTTGATTGCTCATGCGGGTCATGAGCATACAAGGGTATTTAAAGAGTGTACACAATTGGGACAAGAGCTGCTCGCATTGGGAGATACGCTGCTGGATTCTGTAACAGAGTCCAAAGTAGCGCTGCTGTTTGATATTGATACATGGAATGCGGTAGAAATGACCAGCGGTCCGAACGTTGATCTTGATTATCTCAAGCAAGCGCAGAAATACTACAAGGCATTCTATGATTTAAACGTCAGTATAGATGTCATTAGTCCGCTTAGTGACTTTTCCAAGTATGAGTTAGTGATTGCCCCAGTCATGTATATGATGAAACCTGGCGTGAGCGAACGACTGAGGTCATTTGTGATCATGGGAGGAACGTTCGTCACATCATTCTTCAGTGGGATTGTGAATGAGAACGATCTTGTCACACTCGGCGGATATCCGGGTGAATTGCGTGATCTGCTGGGGATTTGGGTGGAGGAGATCGATGCGCTTCAGCCAGAAATGACCAATACCATTCTCATGTCGTCATCGTTCGGAAAGCTTCGAGGAGAATACGAATGCGGACTCTTATGTGACTTGCTTCACCTTGAAGGAGCAGAGGCTCTTGCCTATTATGGACTTGATTTCTACGCAGGCATGCCGGCAGTCACTCTCAATAAATTCGGGCTGGGAGAAGCCTTTTATGTAGCAACAGACCCGGATCCTAAGTTTTTGGCGGAGTTCAGCCAAACGCTGTGCGAGCGGTTGAATTTGCAGCCGGCTCATCAAGCACCTTATGGAGTTGAGATGAAGAGCAGACAGAAAGAAGGCCGAACGTATACGTTTGTCTTGAATCACAATGCTTACGAATCGGTGATTCTATTAAATGAAGGAAATTATAAGGACTTATTATCTCACCGAGTCTACGAGCGTGCGCTGGTGTTAGAGCCGCACGGGGTAGCTATTTTGGAAGAAGTGATCATTTGA
- a CDS encoding zinc-dependent alcohol dehydrogenase, whose amino-acid sequence MKALVYTAPKTVELMEMDQPVIQSATQVKVKIYGSGICGTDLNVIKGKIFANAGTVIGHEGVGTVVEVGERVRSVSVGDRVIIDPTQACGVCHFCRMSQFCYCENFEEHQVGMTIHGTFAEYYVGEEKYMYKIPDTMSWETAMLIEPLGCVLNTFLKANIKPSDSVLVLGSGAIGSLCQLVSKRLGRLTVGTEPDDYRRSFASEIADHVFHPAEMTTQSVLAVNHGRKFDIVVDAVGNQLHMALDYIGKGGRIIPMGYNEQYEVTIRPTDFINNGVNIIGQVAVHQIVGMALQFAQSMPELERMITSRVALEQYEQAFNETMGYHMRTGEQRPMSSVKTILVC is encoded by the coding sequence ATGAAGGCACTGGTATATACAGCTCCCAAAACTGTAGAACTGATGGAGATGGATCAGCCCGTAATTCAATCAGCGACACAGGTGAAAGTGAAGATTTATGGATCAGGTATTTGTGGTACGGACTTAAACGTCATCAAAGGAAAAATATTTGCGAATGCGGGAACGGTTATCGGGCATGAAGGGGTAGGCACGGTGGTTGAGGTAGGCGAGCGGGTCAGGAGCGTTAGCGTAGGCGACCGCGTTATTATTGATCCGACACAAGCATGCGGTGTCTGCCACTTTTGCCGCATGAGCCAATTTTGCTACTGTGAAAATTTTGAAGAGCATCAAGTAGGGATGACGATTCACGGCACTTTCGCGGAATATTATGTCGGAGAAGAGAAATACATGTACAAGATACCGGATACGATGAGTTGGGAAACGGCTATGCTGATTGAACCGCTCGGTTGTGTGCTCAATACGTTCCTCAAAGCAAATATTAAGCCCAGTGATTCGGTGCTTGTTCTGGGCTCTGGAGCGATTGGGTCCTTGTGCCAATTGGTCAGTAAGCGTCTAGGTCGTCTGACGGTTGGGACAGAGCCAGACGATTACCGCCGCAGTTTTGCAAGCGAGATTGCCGATCATGTGTTCCATCCTGCGGAGATGACCACCCAATCGGTCTTGGCTGTGAACCATGGTCGCAAGTTTGATATCGTCGTTGATGCAGTAGGCAATCAGTTGCATATGGCGCTTGATTACATTGGTAAAGGCGGACGGATCATCCCGATGGGCTATAACGAGCAGTATGAGGTCACCATTCGTCCTACGGACTTCATCAATAACGGTGTGAACATCATCGGGCAGGTGGCCGTTCATCAAATCGTTGGCATGGCACTTCAGTTCGCCCAAAGCATGCCTGAACTGGAACGGATGATCACGTCAAGGGTGGCGTTGGAGCAATATGAACAGGCATTCAACGAAACGATGGGCTACCATATGCGTACAGGCGAACAGCGTCCGATGAGCTCAGTGAAAACTATCTTAGTATGTTAG